The stretch of DNA cttcagaaattttttatttatataatttaattaattacatataaataattaatatatctaaataattttatattataaaattgtacgttacattatttaaaatacgcttaaaaaaaatatttttattataaaccTGCAATGTTGGAATGTTACACTACGTGATTCTTTCGCCTTGCATCAGAAACCAAAAAATATTAGATACATGTTACAATTTTTGTTACAAAGatgcatattttaaatattatatatctataatataaaacaatatttttttaaaaaatttttttaaacaatgtatatctataaattattttcttaaagttgaatattttattttttagaaaaactttATATTTCATTACATTAACTTTAATACATATAGATGCAATTTGTTTTCTTCGctcacaaaaaaaataaatttatttgttattttctttgacaaaaattgttattcaatttatttgaaaagatgattgaataaaaaataaaataattcgactttaagaaaataatttatatataaaataagtccGATTCATGTGGAAGAATATACGAGAAAAATACTAAAAGAGATTTTTATGTCTTTAATAAGAATTTATGGCAATTTTTGTTGGAATTTGAATGAATTTCACAGCCGTTGAGGTTGTACAAGGAGACCGATTCTTTCCCTTTCTTAAagttatatattaaatagtATATCAATCGTTAGAatcattgttttatttattggctggatttattttagtttttaaaaaggCATAATAATATAATGGATTTAGTTAAGTTGACAATAACAAACAAGTTGAATCAAATACTGCAACGtaattttgtataaattattaactaaattaatattaaatatgataaaatgtaTAAGTCTCATTGAATGTcaatttacaattattttaataatattaaactctattataatattactattaaaatattttttaatttacatttaaattattattattttatccgTGACACAAACTCAACTACACTAATTCATGATTATGAGTTTCTTGGTGATAAAATTGTaactttttaatattcatttgatGTTGCTTAACTCAATGATCAAACTAATCTAAAGATGATTCTCACAATTTTCTAACCCAACCTTATTATCATCAAGAATTTGAATGGTCAATCACCTTATGCCAAGTTTGTGCAACCGAGACATAAAGGCTATTTATCATTCTGTTCactcattataaaataataacactaagaataatttatttatcactaCAATGTTGAGTATATAtgctcaaaaatattattatagttgTATAAACAAATTAgactaaaatgtatttttaatccttttattttatgtaaaattaatttttagtcattttatttttaaaacttaattttttgtcCTATTTTACAAATTATGGAATTTTGTTGGTCTCCTAGTTTTTATGATGTTACCCGCTCGGTAATGATGTCATAACATTAACAATATGACCCGACtgaattgaataaaattaaatctATGCAATTAATCAAAGTAGAaagattgaaaattaattttgagtaaaataagagaaagaaaaatgcATATAagccaaaaaaattattataatagttAAAAGATAAGTTTCCAACCagtaaaattatttactaaaaaacaacaaaataagtGATATCTTTAGGAAAAAAAACACCATGCAGTTAGTTTGGTGTATGTATATcctttgaaattgaaaaattttaataagtttttttttcatataaaatgcATCCATAAATTGTTCATCTCAATTTTAAGGATGTAATAATCTGATCAAAGTTAACTTTTAAGGAAACAATATCTCAACAACAATATGAAAGCAAAATGAAgagaatgaaaaaataattttctgcaCATTTCCAATGTCTTGTAGTCTTACATAAtgaataacaatatatatttatccTACAAACAGTTCCCCAATTCAATGGACCTGTAACAAAGCAATCTCATGAACTACTCCTAGAATTCACCATCATATATGAATCATAATAACAAATCAAAGTAGGTGAAGGGTAAAAATTggtaataacaaaaattaaactaaaaaaatgattcTCTAGAGAGAGGGGAACCTCACAAATTAACTGTCCTAGTAGTAATGTTCTCAACACCAACAAGATTGATGAAACAGGCCcatgtgactttttttttttatatctctacCATTCAGTTTATTCTCCAATATATTCAACTACGGAATCCTTGTTATATTTGTTCCATAGATGAATCAATAATAGTATCCTTTTTCACCAACCAAAAATAGAGGATGTGTTTTCATGTCACAACTCAAGGATTCAAAATGATTCTCATAGCCACGTAGAGACTGTAATGTAACTCTGTCTGCAAAAATGTAGGGAATGGTAGCAAATCCACCAACAAAGTTTTTTAATTGCTTTGCCCTCgcaaccatttttttttctatagtcTTGAAGAAAATCTCAAGACACAAAAAATTTAGATGAAAATTCGGTCCCTTTCATATTCACTGTTGTACAAATCAAACCATAGAGCTCGTCGTTGGCGGACTATGATTCCAGGATATGACAGTTCCTCacaaaatcatttgaataattgACATATTTGGTCCAAAATGGCCGAAGGTGTTCAAAGCCAATTGGCAACCAGGGTTTCGACTGGCCGTTGTAGTGAATAACAGCAGCCTTTTTCACGCTCTCGAAATTGGTATTGTTTTGGTAACCCAAGCCAAGCATGTGCCAAGAGGGATCAATTGGATGAACATGACCTCTAAATGCGATCAACGCCGGAGGTAAGGTTCCTAGCTTCCACATTGTCAGGTTTGACCTCAGATTCTGCCATAGTGAAGTTGTCAATCATTTACTcttcaataaaagaaaatttgaagAACAAATGCACAAGACTTTCCAACCAACCTCCATCACCCTATCTGAGTTTCAGAAAAGGGGGAGGAAAGGGTTTCCGACTAACAAAAGCACATAAAGGAAGCAAAAGGTCACTTGTGTTCTCACCTATGTAGCACTTACATTTCAGATTGAAGTTGTGTCTAGTGTCTACAATGTTTTCGGTGGCTGAGGGCAGAAGGCAAAAAATCCACCATTGCGGCGTATGGCACCACCATGGTGGGCCTTCCTTCACAAATTGTTTGTGGCAGTTGTCCAAAAATCCGCTACGCCATGGCGGCGCCAAGGCTACCATTTAACAACATTGGATGCCCCACAAGTGTCAGTGTGGGACATCAACACGACACCGACAAATGTAGTTACATTCAATTACTTCcactttttcaaattaatattgGTGTCGATGTATCGATATCAGTGTCATGTGCGGTGTCTGTGTTAGTGCTTCATAGGTTCTCACATTATACTAccttataattaatattgatgaacaccaaagaataattttaaaattttaataaagtgAAGTTTTATTAGTCTTGAGTCTATATCAATGTTTACCTCTTTCAGCCAGGAGTGATATGTCTCTCTTATATTAGTCTGTCTCCATGCACCGAGATCGAAAATATTCATTCCATAAGCCCATGCACACTCATCAGGGTCCAAATGGTTTGAAATGAGGGGATGGGAAAAATTGAAGTAGTTCCTAAAATGTTTAGACATTACCCACTCATCTTCACCTCGGCATGTTTCGACAGCCCCATTTACCTTTCCTTCAAGGTCAATTTCCCAAAGTGGAGACAAGTCGCGCTGAATCACCACATCATCATCCAAAAAGACCACTTTGTCAAGGTTTGGGAAAAGCTGTTTGGCAAACAAGACAAATAATTAGCATAAAATGTATGAAATAAAACACGATTTACATTTCCAAAAAAATGACGCAGAATATAAGATGGCCAAAGTTTATATATTGCACTATCATTTATTACACAAATTACGATATGAAAAGTATCAACGatattgagagagagagagagagagagaaagagagagagagagagaaaacacAGTGATAATTGTTGAATTCAATCTACCTCTGGTAGATATATGCGCAGATGGTTGAGTAAAGATATGTACTTCGGGCTTCTGGCTTGCAATTTCGATGCAAATTTACGCGGATTGGTATCACTGAGATTGGTTCCGGCAATATGATTTCCATGATAGTAATTCCTGATTCCATTTTGATTTTCGACAGCTTCAAGTACAGGTACATTTTCTCTTGTTAACCAGTCAAACTGGTGAATGCCTTTGATTTCAACTACAGCAGGGGAGGGTGGATTTAGTGCAAACCACGAGTGCATACCAGCATAAGTTTTTTTATCGGTGATTACATGGAAGACTATCTTTTCAGGTTTCAGAGACGACTGGACGGCAGAATTAACAACTACTGAAGCAGCCAAAATGTTATCGGTCGATAGAATAAAATGGTGGTAAGTGTTGTCAGACAGTAGGGGAAGTAACTCGG from Cicer arietinum cultivar CDC Frontier isolate Library 1 chromosome 3, Cicar.CDCFrontier_v2.0, whole genome shotgun sequence encodes:
- the LOC101505839 gene encoding probable galacturonosyltransferase 14, with translation MQLHFSPSMRSITISSTTNNGFIDLMKIKVAARHISYRTLFHTILILAFLLPFVFILTALVTLEGVNKCSSFDCLGRRLGPRLLGRVDDSGRLVRDFYKILNEVKTGELPADLKLPDSFDQLVSDMNNNQYDAKTFAFMLRGMMEKFEREIRESKFAELMNKHFAASSIPKGIHCLSLRLTDEYSSNAHARKQLPPPELLPLLSDNTYHHFILSTDNILAASVVVNSAVQSSLKPEKIVFHVITDKKTYAGMHSWFALNPPSPAVVEIKGIHQFDWLTRENVPVLEAVENQNGIRNYYHGNHIAGTNLSDTNPRKFASKLQARSPKYISLLNHLRIYLPELFPNLDKVVFLDDDVVIQRDLSPLWEIDLEGKVNGAVETCRGEDEWVMSKHFRNYFNFSHPLISNHLDPDECAWAYGMNIFDLGAWRQTNIRETYHSWLKENLRSNLTMWKLGTLPPALIAFRGHVHPIDPSWHMLGLGYQNNTNFESVKKAAVIHYNGQSKPWLPIGFEHLRPFWTKYVNYSNDFVRNCHILES